In the Arachis ipaensis cultivar K30076 chromosome B04, Araip1.1, whole genome shotgun sequence genome, taggagtaatgaacaattctcatcacaattgatatgGATAACTAGCACAggatttccaattctcataccttgctaagagctttattagttattactttaattcttgcaatttacttttcctgttcattattcaaaaattCCCAAAAGATactttctcataaccaataataaatacacctccctgcaattccttgagagacgacccgaggtttaaatacttcggtttatttttattgagtttgctttagtgacaaacaaattttttgtaCGAAGgcattctttgttggtttagaaactatacttacaacgagaatttatctgtaaaattctttactagcagaaatccgttcgtcaTAGGGTTTAGGAATCTATGTTTTTTGTCTACTTCATTGTATTCTACTTTTGTGaaattttattatattcagaccatttatttttaataaaataatttgttgatttCTAATCATTTTAGATTTTTGCTATAAATTTTGTTAACAAGAGTTTTAATTTGGATACTAACTGTAGCTTAAATGtcctaaaataaattaataaaaaaaattactgtaGGATTTATCAGCGGATAAATTCGATAATAACTTGGCACCTAAACACTTAAAATGGCGCCAAAGTTACTGTCGGATTAATCCGTTGGTAATCATCAACTCAGTCTCGACAAATCAATTGAAAAAACTGACAAAAAATTCGCCAGTAATTAGCGTTGGACGAAAATAATCCGTCGATAAACAATTTCCAGCACCGTTGATACCGTCAAATCCAAGACGATGATAAATCTGATGGTAATTACTTAGCATTTTTCTTGTAGCATAGgtacacttttttttatttgtacgttttactttttcttcttctctcatttgatttctttttctccttttttttttcttcctccatcgttatcattattattatcatcattattatcaccaccacctcctcctcatcttcttcctttttctcttttttttttttaatttattttttcttctcctctttctcttATATATGTTCAACAAAATAAGGGagcataaaaatttttaatatgataaTCAGTacaaaagtttttgaaaaataacaaatttaaaatattatctcATTCAACTAACAAAATGCATTTAAGGTATCCGATATTATTAGAATTCGACACAAAATTATTagattaaaagtaaaaaaataatataaaaaattatcaaagaATAGCAGCAATATAAATAATTGTTTAGCTGTACAACAAAAATTTATATGTTatgtataaaaaattttaatactatATGAATAAGTTTTTGTGTTATGTAAAAAAAATGGTCTTATCGATAAATTTctataatttttaacaaaaatttatgTGCTACATTAATTAAAAACACCAAAAAAAAGACGTATGCGCATATTGTGTGAATATTGTTATTAAATTTTAGtcaacttaattaaatttaaaggcCACTCATATCAAgactagaaaaatattttttattaaagacACGTTAACTCCACTAATTAATGCTCAATATATGGCATTGGTCAAATAAAAATATCGTTCATCTTTAAcggttttttatttagttataaacgatttttttttgtggttttttctttttttaaatcaaatagtAGTGTTGGACCAaatgtattatttttttattttattgatatgGAACTTTTTATATAACTTcaaccatttttttttaaattttttgtggacttttgttttttatatagtctaaaatacccttttttttattaattaaatccaAACATACAGAAGGAGACCAAATTCATCTGAGAGCTAACCTACCCATAAACTCGAACCCACCTAGTCTCACTCGACCCGGATCATCGTGCCCAACTCTTCTGATACGAACTCACGCTTCTCCCTCCCTGAAGCTTTTTTAAATTAAGAAAAGATGTTTTTCTGTGAGTAGCGCCCTGATTGTACTTACTGAAAATAGTTAGTTGTTGTTCGTATAACACCGCTGTCAATTTAATTTGTATTGGGGCATGGTGATTTccatacattttttttaaaatacaataTCCTGCCTATCACACCCTGATTAAAATCTCTTTTCTAATCCAGTGATCTACATGCAttgcaactttttttttttctacaaaaaAGAGCTATATATATAGGGTAGGTAAAGTGCCTCGTATATTTCTtataatgaaaaatagtattaaatccGTACGTGCATGTATACGTTTACGTAATATTATAATGATGAAGGTGTACTAGATCCGTCATTTTCTTAAGTTAAAGATAACGGATTCCTCAGCCTCCAAAACAAAGTATAGGAAACATTTGAAGTGCATCGAAAATAatcgttgatctgaattataaaaaatatatataatatatattaattaaaatcaacggttaaaacaactggtaCACCGGTACTCTccggtgcacttgaaatgttttCCAAAGTATATATATTTTGCCATGTTCAACTTTCTTGATAAGCCATGTCAGCATGACCCATTACATATTGAGATTTCGCCCATACTATgtgtaatatatataataaaacaaaataaattaaagttattCGGAGAACACATCCAAAAATGATGGTTGCTTATTTAATCCGATGTAACATTAAGAATAATCGCACGTTGGCATGCTTTCACAACAAGCCAATATACGATTGTCCCATATGAAacccaaaatatatatatataatagaaaatattaagattttttttttaacaaaagattggtacattttttaatttttctttttcttcctttaatATTTGTTCATCCGCTACCATATTGGCATATTATTAGCCGAAAAAATCAATTATCTAACAAAATCCATATTTTATAATTTACATCACTTTTATAAGTATTATCAACATGTTGGCCAAAAAACTATTGACCTCCTAAAAACTCATTTAAGATATGATAACTTTACTAATAATAAATCAGCCAGGGAATTTTTTGAGGAAAACGAATAGGATTAAAGCTAAATGGGGGAATGGTTTGTTTGCTTACCTATTTTTAGGTTTTTGTCTAACTTTGATTAAAGAAATGGAGTCGGTGAATTTATACGTTGATTTTGAGAATAAAGTATTGAACGTGTGGCATTAAGGATCAATTCTCTAATGAGGCCATTTTAATTAAGGAGGGAATTTTCCGATTATACCATAAAATTAAAGCTATTTATACCATGAAAAAAATGTAACTGTANNNNNNNNNNNNNNNNNNNNNNNNNNNNNNNNNNNAAATACAAAGAGGATCAGAGTTTAAACTAAACCTATAATTTTAATTCAATGAAAATCATACAGTAAtacaaattaatattaaaatttctaTTCTCATTACTCAATTGCACGTATTATTTTCTCTGAATCGAAGGATTCAGCCGAATTGAACTATTTTTCTTGGCATGCATGTATCATGTGAAGATCTGGAACAGAAGCTTTTTGAAGATCAAGAATGTGAATTATTAGAGAAAACCAAAGCTATTGAAGTAGAGTAACCGATACGAGTGCTATGGGACAAACTGAGAATTGTCATATGCCAATTGGTCCAATTACAAGAGCAacaactaagagaataaaagaaggttttgaaaacaTGGCTAAATCATGTGTTCAGGAGATGCATCAAGAATTGGGCAAGACAATGATTAACGATTATCAAAAGTCACACGTCTTACTATTTTACAAGATGCATTGAAGACTCTCATTAGTTAAGATGAATTAAAAGAGATCACTTTCTTAGaatttattctatatttattttatttttgttatttgtttgttttaggcCCAATTATGATTTGGCCCATATTTTATTCTAGTGAACTTATGAGTTAGGGATTTAAATTTAAGAGGTATAAAAACCCTATAAAATCTGGTAaccattttttttcttaatttgatGAATGAAATTTTCTTTGAGTTTCTTTGAGAAACTTGGGTGTGAACATATGAAATAGAGTGATTCCCTTAACTGTTGCATCAGGAAATCAAATTGAAATAGAGGAGTCCTTTTCTTTGATCTTCCATCTTATCCTGGGTTACGTTCCGTATCAGTAACATTGGAAACAAAATGCAAAATGTGAAGTGTTTTTCATATTTCTATAGAGTGATATATATATAGGAGAGACTAGATATTTATCACACACTCGTTAACTAACTCTACCACAAATATTCATAACTAAATAACTAACCGTTATCCTCTTTCACATCAAAGCCCAGAAAAACCTAACCGTTGGTTACCGGTGAATTGTGTTTGTTTGTAAATATAAGATGCTAAgatgtgaaaaaaaaataaaattatatttaataaattagATATAGATACTGACATCAGCACCTATTCTGCTGTCTCAGCAGGAGGATCACGATGATTACGACGACGACGATTATTGGGATCTATAGAAATTAaggttttatttttctatttgtcTATTTCATTGTGTTCTACTTCTGTGACATTTTATAGTATTCatactatttatttttaataaaataatttgttaatttctgctaattttaaatttttgctgACAATTTTGTTAGCAAAAGttttaatttgactactaattgtgaCTTAATTAACTGTACCAAAAAAATATTGCCGTTAGATTTATCGTCGGATTAATTCGATGGTAACTTAGCACCTAAACACGTGAAATGGCGCCAAAGTTACCATCGGATTAATCCGACGGTAATCATCAACTCAGTCTCAACAAATCCATTGAAAAAATCAATAGAAAATCTACCGGTAATTAGCGTCGAACGGAAAAAAAATCCATCGGTAAGCAGCTTTTCGGCGACATTTATACAGTCAACTCCAAAATGATGATAACTTTATTACCAGCGGATTTATTAGATGAATCTAATGGTAAATCCAATGGTACTCAATGGTTTTCTTGTAGGGGCAGATTCTGAGTCCATACAAGTTTAGATTGCACAGCTACCAAAGCGCGAAACTCTGCCTCTGTACTGGACCTGCTAACAGCTTGTTGTTTATTGCATTTCCAGGCAATTAGATTCCTTCCAAAGTACACACAGTAGCCTGTCATCGATCTTCTATCATCAACATACATCAGCACTCCAATCTGCATCTACAAAAGAGAGTTAACGAAAATCAGTGCTTTTAGTAAATAACAATCCTTGATTCAAGTACCTTTTATGTGGCGCCGGATTCTTTTCATATCTTTCCAATGATTTAATTGTGCATGTACTGACATACTTTGCTCACAGCAAATGTAATGTCTAGTCTTGTTAAGGTTAAATATTGCAATGCTCCAACAATAAACCTGTACTGCTTAGGATCATCATAAAGGTCAGAGTTATCTTTACTTAATTTGATTGATGAAATCATAGAAGTAGGGACTGTGTTAGCAGTTAGCATGTTAGTTTTAGTTGATAAGTCAGTAGCATACTTCTGTGGTATCAATAGAATCTGATTATCATCTGTATGCATTGCTTCCAGTCCTAGAAAATAATTAAACTTGTCTaaatattttaaagaaaaaattaaattcagttgcatgataatattttgtaatTCTTGAGGATTATCTCCAATTATCAAAAGGTCATCTACATATGCAAGAAGATATGTAACAGAAGAATTAGTGTGTCGAATGAAGAGTAAAGGATCAGATTTTGTACTAAAAAAGCCAAAATCTCTTAATGTTTTAGAGAGGGTTACAAACCAAGCGCTTGGTGCTTGTTTTAAACTATAGTTAGCCTTCTTCAGACAACACACTAAGTGAGGATTAGATGCTGTAAATCCCTGTAGTTGCTCCATATATACTGTTTTAGACAGTCACCATTTAGAAACGCATTATCAAAATCAATCTGTCTTAGAATCCAACCTCTTGTTAAAGCAATTGAAATCACAATTCTAATCATTTGTGGTTTAACCACAGGACTAAAAGTTTGATCAAAATCAAGCCCTTTTCGTTGATGGAATTCTTTGGCCACTAGTCTAGCTTTATATAGTAGAATTTGGCCTTGGGgattctttttcaaaacaaaaaccCATTTAAAACCAACAACAACAGAATTAGAAG is a window encoding:
- the LOC107636185 gene encoding uncharacterized protein LOC107636185, coding for MHTDDNQILLIPQKYATDLSTKTNMLTANTVPTSMISSIKLSKDNSDLYDDPKQYRFIVGALQYLTLTRLDITFAVSKMQIGVLMYVDDRRSMTGYCVYFGRNLIAWKCNKQQAVSRSSTEAEFRALVAVQSKLVWTQNLPLQENH